CTCGAAAATTTAAAAGACTATCTCGCAACCGAAGGTGCCACCATGGCCGATGTAGTAGATATTACCAGTTTTTTGGTAAATATGAACGATTTCGCCGGCTACAATGAGGTCTATGCCGAATATTTTAATAAGGAGACCGGCCCTACACGTACTACAGTGGCAGTACACCAATTACCTCACCCCAATTTGGTAGTTGAAATAAAAGCAATGGCTTATAAGCCTGTGAGTAGTGAGTAGTGAGCTGTGAGCTGTGAGCTGTGAGCTGTGAGCTGTGAGCTGTGAAAAATATTAATAATTGATATGACTGAAAAAGAACTAAATTAATACTATGCTACAGTGAAAAGAAGCATTCAAATAATAGTCTTTAGTATTTTTCTTTTGGGAAGCAGCCTGTTTGCGCAAAACAATGCTGAAAAAGCTATTTCCAAAACAAATTTTTGCATTGGTGAAACGGTTCGTTTTTACTCCGAAACCCTTTCTGAAGATCGTTCGCTCAATATCTATTTACCTATAAGCTATGGTAACGATGCAAATAAAAAGTATCCGGTAATCTACCTCTTGGACGGCTCAGCCGATGAAGATTTTATTCATATAGCCGGCTTGGTGCAATTTGGCTCCTTTTCCTGGATCAATATGATTCCTGAAAGTATCGTTGTTGGAATTGTAAATGTTAACAGGAAAAGAGATTTTACCTTTCCTTCCAACAGTACAAGAGATAAACTCGAGTTCCCCTTGAGTGGCGAATCCGAAAATTTTATACACTTCCTCGAAACCGAGGTGCAAACATTTATTCAAAAAAATTACCATATCACCAATGAAAAAACACTGATTGGTCAATCTTTAGGCGGACTTCTGGCTACCGAAATTTTATTCAAAAAACCCGAGATGTTCGACAATTATATCATCGTGAGTCCGAGTCTATGGTGGGATGATGAAACTTTGTTACAATTCAAGCCAAAGTCGTATAAGGGTGCCAAGTCTATTTACATTGCTGTTGGTAAGGAAGGACCGAATATGGAACGAATGGCGTATCAGTTAAAGAATAAATTAACGCAGCTTAAGGTTGAAAATACTGCATTATATTTTAATTTTCTACAAGATTCGAACCACGGTGATGCACTGCATTTGGCAGTCTACGATGCGTTTAAAAAAATATTTGCCACGCCTGAAGAAAAGTAATACAAACTATGCAAAAAATTATCAATTATATTGACGGCAACTATTGCGAACCCCTTTCAAGGAAATGGCTGGATAATTACAATCCCGCTACAGGGGAGGTGTATTCCACTATTGCAAATTCGAATGCCAAAGATATTGCCAAGGCATACGAAGCGGCAAAAGCCGCATTTCCCGGATGGTCCAATACTTCAATTGAAGAGCGGAGCAAGATATTATTGAAGATTGCAACCCTAATCGAAAAGAGGTTACTACCCTTAGCCGAGGCAGAAGCCAGGGACAATGGCAAACCCCTGAGTTTGGCATTGGCGGTAGATATTCCCCGAGCTTCCAGTAATTTTCGGTTCTTTGGGAATGCCATCACACAGTTTGCCAGTGAGGCACATGAAAGCATCGGTTTGGGCACCATGAATTTTACCCTGCGACAGCCACTTGGTGTGGTGGGTTGTATTTCCCCTTGGAATCTACCGCTTTATTTATTTACCTGGAAAATAGCTCCGGCGATTGCGGCAGGAAATACTGTGGTTGCAAAACCCAGTGAAGTTACACCCATGACAGCCTTTCTTTTAGGAGAAATTTGTACCGAAGCCGGTTTACCGAAAGGCGTGTTAAACATAGTACATGGGACCGGTCCTTCGGCGGGACAGGCCATTGTGGCTCATCCCAACATAAAAGCAATCTCTTTTACCGGAGGCACAGCTACAGGAGAACACATTGCACGAACGGCCGCTCCTATGTTCAAAAAACTGTCGTTGGAATTAGGGGGAAAAAACCCAAACCTCATCTTTGCCGATTGCGATTACGATAAAATGCTCGCGATAACAGTGAAATCTTCCTTCGCCAATCAGGGGCAAATTTGTCTTTGCGGAAGTAGAATCTTTGTTGAGCAGAGCATCTACGAAAAATTTAAAAAGGATTTTATAACCAAGGTGGAGCAACTAAAAATAGGTGATCCCTTTGATGCAAAAACCGATATGGGAGCGTTGGTTTCAAAGCCACATCTGGAGAAAGTACAGTCCTACATCGCTCTTGCGGAAAAAGAAGGTGGAAAAATTCTAAGTGGTGGAAAACCGGTAAAAGTTGCCGGTTTTGAAAAAGGATACTATTTGGAGCCAACAATTATTGAAGTCTATGACGATCAATGCCGTGTGAATCAGGAGGAGATTTTTGGTCCTGTGGTTACAATCATGCCCTTTACAACCGAAGAAGAAGCCCTGCAAATGGCAAACGGAGTGAAATATGGCTTGTCGGCTACGCTTTGGACCGCCGATTTAAATCGGACGATGCGAATGAGCAAAAAAATAGAAGCAGGAATAGTATGGGTAAATACCTGGCTGAACAGAGACTTGCGCACCCCATTTGGCGGGATGAAAGACAGTGGTGTAGGACGTGAGGGCGGATTTGAGGCACTGCGATTTTTCACCGAAGCGAAGAATGTGTGTATTAAGTATGAGTGAGCAGTGAGTAGTGAGCAGTGAGCAGTGAGCAGTGAGCAGCAAAAGTTGAAAGAAAAATACGAGTAGCATATCTCCCCGAGCGCAGTCGAGGGGTTAGTAGAAAACAAAAATAGGTCTCGACTGCGCTCGACCTGACACTGATATGAATTTAGACTTAAAAAATAAAAATGCATTAATCTGCGGAAGTACCGCGGGAATTGGAAAAGCTTCCGCCATACAATTAGCCGAAATGGGAGCCACCATCACATTGGTTGCAAGAAATGCGGAAAAACTTAAGGAGACTTTGTTGGAATTACCGTTCCAGGACGGACAAAAACACAATTATCTGGTAGCCGATTTCAACGATCCGGAATCGCTGCGCGAAAAGGTGACAAAGGCAGCCGAAGGAAAGGTATTTCATATTTTGCTGAATAACACGGGAGGTCCGAAAGGAGGTTCTATTTTTGAAGCCGATGTCACCGAATTTACCAAAGCTTTTTCACAGCATTTGGTGTGCAATCAGATCTTGGTGCAGGCTGTTGTTCCGGGAATGAAACAGGATGACTACGGAAGGATTATCAATATTATTTCTACTTCGGTGAAGCAGCCTATTGACGGTTTGGGGGTGAGCAATACCATTCGCGGTGCCGTTGCCAGCTGGAGCAAAACCCTGGCCAACGAGTTGGGACCTTTTGGAATTACCGTTAACAATGTACTTCCCGGCTTTACAGCAACCGACCGATTGGACGATATTGTTGCCAATGCGGCCAAAAAAATGAGCAAGACCGAGAAAGAGGCAAGTGCCTTTATGAAAGGTCTTGTACCGGCCCGTAGATTTGCACAACCCGGTGAAATTGCCAATGCGGTTGCCTTTTTGGCAAGTGAGGCTGCGAGTTACATCAACGGAATAAATCTGCCCGTAGACGGTGGACGAACTAAAAGTTTGTAACTTTATCCAACAGTTTGCGTGAGGGATTGAAGCGGCATCCCCCAACCGAGTTGGGGAATACAGCGAAAAGCCCGACCCGCCACAGGCGGGGCTCGCCCAAAAAAATAATGAATCAGTTATAAAAAGATACCGGAGCACGACCGGAAGACTATGAAACCTAAACTTCGCATCAACGGCCATTCACATTTACTACCTTATCCCGAAGAAATCCCGAGTTTTATGAAGGACAAGGGCATTTTTTGGGTAGACAAGGACCGAAAGTTCATGTTGCAAAAGGATTGGAGTAGGCCTGTAACCGATTCCAGTTTCTTCTTAGATGAGAAACTGGAGTGGATGGAGCGATTTAAGATAGACCATGCGGTGGTTTTAAATTTGTCGCAATTATACGGAAACGGTTTGCGGGTGGAAGAAATGAAGCAGGCGTTGCGGTTTCAGAACGATTTCAACGCCAAGGTACAGAAAGAGCATCCTTCAAAATTCACCTGCGGTTTTGTGGTACATCCCGGATTTGTGCGTGGCGCTCAGTGGGAAATCGAGCGTTGTGTAGAAGTTTTAGGCTTGCAATTGCTGTGTCTGCCCACTCATTATATGGACACCATTGGCACCTGGCGCTGTATTTTTGACGAAGAAAACGAACCTATATTCGAACTGGCCGATAAATATAATTTGGCGGTTGAAATTCATCCCTACGATGGTGAAAAATTTATAAAACTTGAAAATACTTCCTGGCGTTTTCACCTAATCTGGATGTTGGCGCAATGTGCAGATGCCTATCATTTTTTAACGCTGAACGGTTATGCCGACAAATACCCGAACATGCGAACCTGTTTTGCACACGGTGGGCAATTGGCGCAGATAAATCTGGGTCGAAGAATACAGGGATTTGACGGGCGACCCGATCTTTTTGAAGGAAAAACACATCCACGGAAAAGTGTGGGACATAAAAACATCTTTTTCGACACGCTGGTGCACGATACCGGTTCGTTAGAATTATTAGTGAAAAATCAGGGTGTGAAGCAGGTTTTAATGGGACTTGACGATCCGTATCCTTTGGGAGAAATGGAAAGTCTACAACAATCTTCCTACCCCGGAAAGATATTGGATTTAGCGATGGAACGTAAAATCTTAAATGAGGAGGAATGTGACGCTATTTGGCATGACAATGTCATTCAGTGGTTGTGTGGGGACGATAAAGCGGCCAAGAAAAAACTGGTAGATAGAATTTTAGGCTAATGGATTTTCTTCCGAAAAAATTAGACGAATATGTTGTCGCGCATACACAGCAGGAACCTGAATTGTTGCAGGAACTAAATCGTGAAACCTGGCAAAAAGTACTGCAACCCCGAATGTTGAGTGGGCACTTTCAGGGACGCGTGTTGAGCATGCTTTCGAAATTAATACATCCTAAAAATATTCTCGAAATAGGCACGTATACCGGCTATTCTGCATTGTGTTTGGCCGAAGGAATGCAAGCTTCAGGTGAGTTACATACCATAGATATTAACGAAGAGCTGTACGATTTTCAGCGGAAGTATTTTGACAAATCGCCTTACGGAAAGCAAATTTTTCAGCATACGGGAGATGCTTTGGAGATTATTCCGAAGCTATCCAAAACCTTCGATTTGGTTTTTATTGATGCCGACAAAAACAATTATCCCAATTATCTGGAAATTGTCCTTCCGAAGCTATCCAAAGGAGCTGTGATTTTAAGTGACAACGTATTGTGGAGCGGCAAGGTAATTGAAGCTGTTCAAGAAGACGACTTAGATACCAAAGCATTGCTTGTATACAACAAATTGCTTAATGATCACCCCTTGTTGGAAACAGTGGTGTTGCCCATTAGAGATGGTTTGACCATATCCCGAGTTCGCTAATTTACGGTACAAATATTTTGTTTTTAATAGCGTAGATCACCAATCCCGTGCGATTTCTCAGGTTTAGTTTTTCGAACAGCACATTGCGATAACCTTCGATGGTTTTATAGCTAAGACACATGTCGTCTGCAATTTCCTTATAGGTTTTTTCGGTGCAGGCATGTTTAATAAATTCTATTTCGCGTTCTTTTAAGGAAGAAACCGAGGTTTCTTTGGGAATTAAGGAATCTACCAATAGTTTGGAAACCGTGTTGGTATGGTAATATCCTTTACTAAGGACTTCCAGCAATGCATTTTCCAATTCCGATTTTTTTACATCCTTCATTAAATAGCCCTTTGCCCCTGCCCGAAGCATTTTTAAAATGGTATTATCATCTTCTTCAATGGAAAGTGCCAGCACTTTTACATCGGGAAAATGTTCCCTAAGGTATTCGGTGGCTTCAATTCCGTTAAGAATGGGCATATTTACGTCCATGAGGACCACATTAGGAATATTCTTCGGGATTTTTAGTTTTTCGATTAATTCCTGTCCGTTATTACACAGATACAGCACTTTAAATTGTTCAAAATCTTCAATTAATCCTCCAATGGCTTGTGAAAGAAGGTTATGATCGTCGACTACTACTACGGAATACTTCATGATTAATCAATTTTATAGGTGAGGGAAAGTCGGGTACCTTTTCCGAGCTCAGAGGTAATTTTTACATCGGCTCCTATAAGCTTGGCTCTGTTTTTAATGTTGTTTAAGCCAATACCTCTTTTGGTTGAAATTTGAGAAGTGTCGAAACCAACTCCATCATCTTGAGCATTTATATATAATATTTTGTTGCTATAAGCAACGTCTACCATAATCTTGGAAGCTTTTGAATGTTTCACTGTATTTGTAAAAAACTCCTGAAGCATTCTAAAGATAATAATCTCTTTCTTATTATCGATAAAGAAGTAGGTGTCTGTGTATTCTATTGAGGCTTCCAGGTACTTTAAACGATTAAATCGTTCTATTTCTTGTTGTAACGCTTCCACCAATGTAAGGTTGCTCAGCGTATTTGGGTTGATGAGTCGGGAGAGGTTGCGTAACTCGTTTAAACTTGTACCAATAGTTGCAACGGCTTCTTCAATGGCTTCCGGGCTGCCCTTAGAATTTTGTAATTGTATTTTAGCAAGCGTAAGTAATTGACCAATGTTGTCGTGCAATTCCCAACTTACATTCCGTAAGGTATCTTCCTTAATTTCTATTTGTGTTTCAATTATCTCTTCCTGAAATCGTCTTTCCGCTTCCTGTTGCTCCTGGATAAGTTTATTTTTCCGTTTCTGAAATACCGCAAATAGCACAATCACAGTAAGTGCCAAACCAAGTGCTATTACTGAAAAGATTATTAAAAATGATTGTATTTCTTTTTCGTCCATATAAATCCGATGGTATAACAGCCGTATAGAATAACATTCAGGCTTATTAATATAAATAGGTAACTTAAATGTTCAATTCCTATATACTTCAGCAAATAAATTAGAGGTATCATCCCCATGTAAAAAAGCAACAATCCCGTCGATATCCAGAAGCTAAGTTTATGCTTAACTATTAATACTTCATTACTGTTTAACAATTGATGAAAATGAAATAGTGTAAGCACTAATAAAAATGCCGCTCCCGTAAAAAATGTATAGCTATGGTATGCTTTCCAGCTTACAAAAAACAAATTAAACAAAGCGACAACAGAAAAAATAATCGTAAAAGCAATAACCGCCTTTTTAAAATTTGAACGTCTTAATATGGTATAATACCAATTAAAATAAAATAGAAAACTGGTAATAATAAAAGCATTGTATAACCATGCATTATTCATTAAAAATACATCGCCAATGAGGCCCCCTGTTAAGTCTACCAGAAAAGTATACCACATAAAAAACAAGAAATACTTTTCGTAAGAAGCTCTGTATTTTTTAAAATGGATTGTAGCCATTATGGCTGCAAGCAACTCTAATAAGGTTATTATATATAACAGGTACTTTATCTCCATGATTACAAATCTGTTGGAGGTTTCCCTCCATGCCCAAAATTAAATGCATCAATTGTTTGGATATTCTCATTTATTGGAACCATAGGGAAAAAGCCTTGTCTTATTGGGGACGGCTCGACCTGCTTTGTTGGGACAAAGAGCACAGTAGCAAATCCGGGATCGGGGTAATTGCTATTCTGCGGATATGAGGCAAAATAAACACGGAGTCCCAGCTGTTCAATTCCCTGCTGACGTGCTTCATACTCGACATATTCGATATACTTCTTCAGCGAATCTAAAGAAAACCAAAACTCTCTGGTATCCTCATATCCAAGAGAGTCATTAATAATAGCAGCTCTGGTAGTTTTAAAATTTTCTTCCAACACATTAGCATCCTGATAACTAATCACTTGTTGAGGAGGTGGAACCTGTGGATCGCAGGAAAAAACTATTACAATAAAAACAACTAATGCAAAAGGTGCTAAGGGGAATAGGGCTTTTGATTTCATAATACACTGATTTTATGGTTTATGTAAAATTAGGTATTAAATCTTTATAAAATTAGACCGTACAATTTTCCAAAACTATAACTACATCTTAACTTATTTATTATCAGCCTTTTAACAATTTGACGTCTCGCTAAATAGGGGGAAATCCCCTATTAAATTGGGTTGTTTCACCTCACGGTTTATGATACAATCATCCCTAGGAATACCGCATTTTCCTTGAAATGGTTCAGGAATAATAAGGTTACAATTACAGGGTTTTGACACTCAAATTTTTCATAGTTGCGCTGTATCTTTGAATAGTGTGGAAATCATTAAGAAATAAAGCAAAGCCCTCTTCAAGACGTAAGCAGCTTTGGGGAGGGTTTTGTTACCGCTTTTTTTCATGTAAGTAATTACATATCCTAAAGGTTCGGGAATTAATTTTCCGAGCCTTTTTCCATGTCGGTTACCGTACGTCTGAACAGATAGGCAGTTAGGTGGCTATAGAACCTATAAAATACAACTGCAAAAGTTGTTCCCACCAGCGCCCCAACAAATAGATCACTGGGGTAATGTACCCCCACATAAATTCGGCTCATAATAAAAATCAAAGGCCAGAGATACACAAAATAGATCCATTTTGTATGTTTTCGCAACACCAGAACTACAAATGTTGTGATTGAAAAACTTGAAGAAGCGTGACCGGAAAAGAAACTAAAGGTGGTTGGCTTTTGAAGCGCACGTATCAATTCGGCAAAGGCCTCCACATTATTGGGTCGTAATCTTCCAACCAGTTCTTTGGTGAAATCGGTGACAAAAAGGGTTACACTAAATGTAAGCAATAGAAAACCAAAAACTATAAATCCTTGTTTCCCACGGCAATAATAAAAAATAAGAAAAACCAGGAAAGCAAAAAGTGGAATCCAGGATTTTATTTGAGTGACAAAGAGCCAAAATCCATCGTATTGTTCAATTCCTAAACTATTCAGAAAAATAAACAACTCACGATCCCATTCTTTAAGGACTTCTAACATTTAGAACTTTCTTTTTACGGGACCTATCGAATCTTCTACATCTTCTTTAACCTTGTCTATTTCGTTTCTAACATCCTTGGTAATATCTAAATCTATACCTTGCTTTTCGGCACTTTTAGAGATTTCACTTTTTATATCGTTGGTAGCATCTTTAATCTGTCGCATTCCTTTCCCTAGCCCACGAGCAATTTCAGGAACCTTGTCGGCTCCAAAAACCATAAGCACTACGAAGAGAATAAATGCTATCTCTGCACCGCTTATAAATAGAAAGAAATTAGTTGCTATCATACTGCAAATATAAGGAAGTTTAGAGCCTAAAATAAAAAAGCCCCATTAAAGTAACAGGGCTTTTCTAAAATTATTGTCAGGCTATTGCCCTTTTACGTTCTCTTTGAAACTTTCAAACTCTCCTAACTGTTTCCGTTTTGGCCAGGTGTTGTTGGTAACGTCAATGTCTGCTGTTTCTTCATCCGGATCCACAACGATCTTTGTAATTTCCTTTTCTGAAGCAATTACCTTTCCAACCGATTCGTCATTCTTTCTCCATATCTGAGGAGGATAGGTAATTCTTTCGGTACTACCGTCACTATAGGTAAATTCGGCTATAATGGGCATTGGAATGCCTCCCGGTTTTTCGAAGGTTATTTCGTAGAAGTACTTCGGATTTTTAAGTTTTGCTCTGTCTTCGGCCGGAATATTATCCATAATGTACTCCTGAAGTGTCTTCACATCGTTCAAAGTTGAAGTACGCATGCCTTCCTCGAAATCTTCACTACCCTCTTCCACCAGATACACCAAAGGCGGTAGATCACTTTCTTTCATCCCGCGAGCGGCTATCATTTCTCTTACCTGCTTGTTCATTTTTGAAGTTACATAGAACTTCTTAACTTCCTTAACTCCAATATCTACATAGTCGGTGGTATAAAACCATTCTCTCCAAAACCAATCCAAATCTACAGCCGAAGCATCTTCCATGGTTCTGAAAAAATCCTCAGGGGTAGGATGTTTAAACATCCAGCGTTGCGAATAGGTTTTAAAAGCGTAATCGAATAAATCCCGTCCCATAATGGTTTCACGCAGAATATTCAATCCGGTTGCCGGTTTAGAATAGGCGTTTGCTCCAAAATTATAGGTATTTAAACCCTTGGTCATAATTGGCGCCAGTGTTTTCTGATCCCCGGCCATATAATCTACAATCTCTTTGGCAGGGCCGCGACGTGAAGGATATTTTTTATTAGGTGCAATAGCATCGGGATACCACTCACCAAAATCTTGTTCGGCAACGTATTGCACAAAGGTATTTAATCCTTCATCCATCCAGGTCCATTGGCGCTCATCACTATTTACAATCATTGGAAAATAGTTATGTCCCACTTCATGAATAATCACACTCATCATGCCGTATTTGGTACGATCACTGTAAGTCCCATCTTTTTCCGGTCTTCCGTAATTCCAGCAAATCATAGGATATTCCATCCCCTGATTCTTGGCATGTACTGATATCGCCTTGTGATAAGGATAATCGAATGCCATTCGGCTATAAGTTTTCAAGGTGCTCGCCACAACTTTGGTAGAGTATTCTTCCCAAAGCGGATTCCCTTCCGGCGGATAGACAGATACTGCCATCACATCTCGATTCCCAATCTTCACGGCCATCATGTCCCAAATAAATCTTCGTGAGGTTGCAAAACCAAAATCACGTACCATTTCGGCCTTGAGTTTCCATGTTTTCTTTGCCGTTGAAAAGCCTTTGGAAGCGGCTTCCGCTTCCGCTTGAGTAACTATAAGAACAGGCTTGTCGTACGACTTCTTCGCTTGCTCATAACGATTCATCATTTCTTTTGTAAAAACTTCTTTCCTGTTCTGAAGTTCACCTGTAGCATCCAATATATGATCTGCAGGCACAGTAATATTCACCTCAAAATTTCCGAAGGGCAATGCAAACTCATCGCGACCCCAAAACTGACTATTTTGCCAGCCTTCTACATCGTTGTACACCGCCATTCTTGGATAGAACTGTGCAATTACATAACCACGGTTTCCGTCCTCAAATACTTCATACCCACTTCGGGCACGGTCAATGGTATGATCTGGAATATTGTACCACCATTTTATGGAAAATGAGAATTTTTCACCCGGATTTAAATTTTTGGGCATTTCTACCCGCATCATGGTTTGGTTGATGGTATAGGGAAGACTTGCGCCTTTTGTATCTTTTACTTCCTGAATGTTAAAACCTCCATCAAAGGGTGATCCCATGTATTGGCCTACAAATCTGCTGGCCATATCGGCAGGAACAGCCCCACTGGGTTCAATTAAAGGAGATTTCGAATCCTTGGCACGTACATTCTGATCCAATTGCACCCATAGATATTCTAATACATCGGGTGAATTATTAGAATAGGTAATAGTTTCAAACCCAGTAATAATTTTGTTTTTATCATCCAGCTCGATGTCCATCACATAATCTGCCTGCTGCTGGTAATAATTTGGTCCGGGAGCACCACTTGCTGTTCTGAACATATTGGGAGTAGAAAACTCTTCATACAATTGCTTAAAACGATTGTTGTTATAATGTCCCGGTTCACGTTTTGGAGTTTCACTTTCATCCTGTGCATAACTCATTCCCGTAACGAGGAACAACGTTACTAAGGATAGGTACTTTACTAATTTCATGATATGTAGTCTGGTTTAATTAATTTAGAGTTGCTAAAAAT
This genomic stretch from Ulvibacter sp. MAR_2010_11 harbors:
- a CDS encoding sensor histidine kinase, giving the protein MDEKEIQSFLIIFSVIALGLALTVIVLFAVFQKRKNKLIQEQQEAERRFQEEIIETQIEIKEDTLRNVSWELHDNIGQLLTLAKIQLQNSKGSPEAIEEAVATIGTSLNELRNLSRLINPNTLSNLTLVEALQQEIERFNRLKYLEASIEYTDTYFFIDNKKEIIIFRMLQEFFTNTVKHSKASKIMVDVAYSNKILYINAQDDGVGFDTSQISTKRGIGLNNIKNRAKLIGADVKITSELGKGTRLSLTYKID
- a CDS encoding M1 family metallopeptidase, producing the protein MKLVKYLSLVTLFLVTGMSYAQDESETPKREPGHYNNNRFKQLYEEFSTPNMFRTASGAPGPNYYQQQADYVMDIELDDKNKIITGFETITYSNNSPDVLEYLWVQLDQNVRAKDSKSPLIEPSGAVPADMASRFVGQYMGSPFDGGFNIQEVKDTKGASLPYTINQTMMRVEMPKNLNPGEKFSFSIKWWYNIPDHTIDRARSGYEVFEDGNRGYVIAQFYPRMAVYNDVEGWQNSQFWGRDEFALPFGNFEVNITVPADHILDATGELQNRKEVFTKEMMNRYEQAKKSYDKPVLIVTQAEAEAASKGFSTAKKTWKLKAEMVRDFGFATSRRFIWDMMAVKIGNRDVMAVSVYPPEGNPLWEEYSTKVVASTLKTYSRMAFDYPYHKAISVHAKNQGMEYPMICWNYGRPEKDGTYSDRTKYGMMSVIIHEVGHNYFPMIVNSDERQWTWMDEGLNTFVQYVAEQDFGEWYPDAIAPNKKYPSRRGPAKEIVDYMAGDQKTLAPIMTKGLNTYNFGANAYSKPATGLNILRETIMGRDLFDYAFKTYSQRWMFKHPTPEDFFRTMEDASAVDLDWFWREWFYTTDYVDIGVKEVKKFYVTSKMNKQVREMIAARGMKESDLPPLVYLVEEGSEDFEEGMRTSTLNDVKTLQEYIMDNIPAEDRAKLKNPKYFYEITFEKPGGIPMPIIAEFTYSDGSTERITYPPQIWRKNDESVGKVIASEKEITKIVVDPDEETADIDVTNNTWPKRKQLGEFESFKENVKGQ
- a CDS encoding alpha/beta hydrolase, with protein sequence MKRSIQIIVFSIFLLGSSLFAQNNAEKAISKTNFCIGETVRFYSETLSEDRSLNIYLPISYGNDANKKYPVIYLLDGSADEDFIHIAGLVQFGSFSWINMIPESIVVGIVNVNRKRDFTFPSNSTRDKLEFPLSGESENFIHFLETEVQTFIQKNYHITNEKTLIGQSLGGLLATEILFKKPEMFDNYIIVSPSLWWDDETLLQFKPKSYKGAKSIYIAVGKEGPNMERMAYQLKNKLTQLKVENTALYFNFLQDSNHGDALHLAVYDAFKKIFATPEEK
- a CDS encoding response regulator transcription factor — its product is MKYSVVVVDDHNLLSQAIGGLIEDFEQFKVLYLCNNGQELIEKLKIPKNIPNVVLMDVNMPILNGIEATEYLREHFPDVKVLALSIEEDDNTILKMLRAGAKGYLMKDVKKSELENALLEVLSKGYYHTNTVSKLLVDSLIPKETSVSSLKEREIEFIKHACTEKTYKEIADDMCLSYKTIEGYRNVLFEKLNLRNRTGLVIYAIKNKIFVP
- a CDS encoding amidohydrolase family protein, which translates into the protein MKPKLRINGHSHLLPYPEEIPSFMKDKGIFWVDKDRKFMLQKDWSRPVTDSSFFLDEKLEWMERFKIDHAVVLNLSQLYGNGLRVEEMKQALRFQNDFNAKVQKEHPSKFTCGFVVHPGFVRGAQWEIERCVEVLGLQLLCLPTHYMDTIGTWRCIFDEENEPIFELADKYNLAVEIHPYDGEKFIKLENTSWRFHLIWMLAQCADAYHFLTLNGYADKYPNMRTCFAHGGQLAQINLGRRIQGFDGRPDLFEGKTHPRKSVGHKNIFFDTLVHDTGSLELLVKNQGVKQVLMGLDDPYPLGEMESLQQSSYPGKILDLAMERKILNEEECDAIWHDNVIQWLCGDDKAAKKKLVDRILG
- a CDS encoding SDR family oxidoreductase — its product is MNLDLKNKNALICGSTAGIGKASAIQLAEMGATITLVARNAEKLKETLLELPFQDGQKHNYLVADFNDPESLREKVTKAAEGKVFHILLNNTGGPKGGSIFEADVTEFTKAFSQHLVCNQILVQAVVPGMKQDDYGRIINIISTSVKQPIDGLGVSNTIRGAVASWSKTLANELGPFGITVNNVLPGFTATDRLDDIVANAAKKMSKTEKEASAFMKGLVPARRFAQPGEIANAVAFLASEAASYINGINLPVDGGRTKSL
- a CDS encoding twin-arginine translocase TatA/TatE family subunit, translated to MIATNFFLFISGAEIAFILFVVLMVFGADKVPEIARGLGKGMRQIKDATNDIKSEISKSAEKQGIDLDITKDVRNEIDKVKEDVEDSIGPVKRKF
- a CDS encoding RidA family protein, producing the protein MEGRLVAGKATPRGAYPHVKRVGDFIFVSGTSSRLPDNTFAGVHQVDDMGTMRLDVKEQTRAVLENLKDYLATEGATMADVVDITSFLVNMNDFAGYNEVYAEYFNKETGPTRTTVAVHQLPHPNLVVEIKAMAYKPVSSE
- a CDS encoding O-methyltransferase; the encoded protein is MDFLPKKLDEYVVAHTQQEPELLQELNRETWQKVLQPRMLSGHFQGRVLSMLSKLIHPKNILEIGTYTGYSALCLAEGMQASGELHTIDINEELYDFQRKYFDKSPYGKQIFQHTGDALEIIPKLSKTFDLVFIDADKNNYPNYLEIVLPKLSKGAVILSDNVLWSGKVIEAVQEDDLDTKALLVYNKLLNDHPLLETVVLPIRDGLTISRVR
- a CDS encoding phosphatase PAP2 family protein, giving the protein MLEVLKEWDRELFIFLNSLGIEQYDGFWLFVTQIKSWIPLFAFLVFLIFYYCRGKQGFIVFGFLLLTFSVTLFVTDFTKELVGRLRPNNVEAFAELIRALQKPTTFSFFSGHASSSFSITTFVVLVLRKHTKWIYFVYLWPLIFIMSRIYVGVHYPSDLFVGALVGTTFAVVFYRFYSHLTAYLFRRTVTDMEKGSEN
- a CDS encoding aldehyde dehydrogenase, giving the protein MQKIINYIDGNYCEPLSRKWLDNYNPATGEVYSTIANSNAKDIAKAYEAAKAAFPGWSNTSIEERSKILLKIATLIEKRLLPLAEAEARDNGKPLSLALAVDIPRASSNFRFFGNAITQFASEAHESIGLGTMNFTLRQPLGVVGCISPWNLPLYLFTWKIAPAIAAGNTVVAKPSEVTPMTAFLLGEICTEAGLPKGVLNIVHGTGPSAGQAIVAHPNIKAISFTGGTATGEHIARTAAPMFKKLSLELGGKNPNLIFADCDYDKMLAITVKSSFANQGQICLCGSRIFVEQSIYEKFKKDFITKVEQLKIGDPFDAKTDMGALVSKPHLEKVQSYIALAEKEGGKILSGGKPVKVAGFEKGYYLEPTIIEVYDDQCRVNQEEIFGPVVTIMPFTTEEEALQMANGVKYGLSATLWTADLNRTMRMSKKIEAGIVWVNTWLNRDLRTPFGGMKDSGVGREGGFEALRFFTEAKNVCIKYE